In Triticum urartu cultivar G1812 chromosome 6, Tu2.1, whole genome shotgun sequence, the following proteins share a genomic window:
- the LOC125515417 gene encoding uncharacterized protein LOC125515417 yields MNPDLSRCARHPSQPPFTGFCSACLLERLSAAALPATPPAPSPSPLPPPPPRPVVAAAQEVAEEGGGRTTLLRLFQLHDQQDRPAPVGAGDQDPEPRAEPEPPPPLQRKRSLRQSCEWIVCCEHGHDPASWLPSRQSWDANDSASASTSAAAAAPSTTAPASASALVLHSSSSKASLRPWWDRTRRAANPVAGFFSRSLSSQSWRETDAAARSRAQGHAAARVNGGSHSVSSSAGGVDSEVSPADSLHAHVHSAGRRDSLLRRFYWLGRSSSVHCPSPRRSPDTGMLRFHRTPSTTRSKTQGRRRLNLFPARSHRHQQQQH; encoded by the coding sequence ATGAATCCCGACCTGTCCCGGTGCGCCAGGCACCCGTCGCAGCCGCCCTTCACCGGCTTCTGCTCCGCCTGCCTCCTCGAGcgcctctccgccgccgcgcTCCCGGCCACGCCCCCGGCCCCCTCCCcgtcccccctcccccctcctcctcctcgaccggTGGTGGCCGCGGCGCAGGAGGTGGCGGAGGAAGGCGGGGGCAGGACGACGCTGCTCCGCCTCTTCCAGCTCCACGACCAGCAGGACCGGCCCGCGCCGGTCGGAGCTGGAGACCAAGATCCCGAGCCCAGGGCCgagccggagccgccgccaccgctgcaGCGGAAGCGCTCCCTCCGCCAGTCCTGCGAGTGGATCGTCTGCTGCGAGCACGGCCACGACCCCGCCTCCTGGCTCCCCTCCCGCCAGTCCTGGGACGCCAACGACTCCGCCTCCGCCTcaacctccgccgccgccgctgcgccCAGCACCACCGCCCCTGCTTCCGCCTCCGCGCTCGTGCTCCACTCCAGCTCAAGCAAGGCCTCGCTCAGGCCGTGGTGGGACCGCACCCGCCGGGCGGCGAACCCGGTGGCGGGCTTCTTCAGCAGATCCCTGTCCTCCCAGTCGTGGCGGGAGACAGACGCCGCGGCGAGGTCCCGGGCGCAGGGCCACGCCGCGGCCCGGGTCAACGGGGGCAGCCACTCCGTGTCGTCGTCCGCGGGCGGCGTCGACTCCGAGGTGTCGCCGGCGGACTCGCTGCACGCGCATGTACATAGCGCCGGCCGCCGCGACTCCCTGCTCAGGAGGTTCTACTGGCTCGGCCGCAGCAGCAGCGTCCACTGCCCGTcgccccgccggagccccgaCACCGGAATGCTGCGCTTCCACCGCACCCCTTCCACCACCAGGAGCAAGACCCAAGGCAGGAGGCGTCTCAACCTCTTTCCTGCTCGCAGTCACAGACATCAACAGCAACAACATTAG